A stretch of DNA from Mycobacterium senriense:
ACACCCGGGGCCATCACCCGCTTCTCGACCGGGCTGTCTTTCTTGCCGCCTTCACCGCCGTGGCCCATGGCACCGGGCGGCATCATCGGCATACCGGTCATGCCGGATTGGCCGGGCATGGCGGGCATGCCACCGGTCGGCGGCATCACCGGCACCTTGGCGCCCGCGGGTGTGGTCGGCGGGGACGACGTGGGCACGGGCGGCGGGCCCAGCGAACTGGCCGGAGTTGTGCCGCCACCGCCGAGACCAGCACCACCGCCGCCGGAACCGGCGCCCAGTCCGGAGCCCCCGCCACTGCCGACGCTGTCGACCAGATGCGCGTCGTTGGCCAGTCCAACGCCGTGGGCGCCGCCCTGCACCGCACTCATCAGCGGCTGGAGTGCGCTCTGACCGGCCTGCATCGCCTGCTGGGGAAGTTGCGTCATCGGCCCCATGACTCCACCGATCGCGCCGCCGAGCGCGCCGGTGACGCTTTGCAGCATCTGCTGGATCATCTGCATGTCTTGCTGGCCGATTGCTTCGTTGGCCGGGAATTTTGCGGCGGCGTCGGCGGCGTGGGCCCGACGATCAGCGTCGGCGGCGGCTGCGTCGGCTGCGTCTTTGGGGACACCGGCGTTTCCAGCGCCGGTTAGTGCGCCGCCAGTGCCGTCCAGAGGCGACGCGCCGGGTGGGTGACCGGGGCCTGGGTTCGGAGGCGGAAATGGCACTCCGTTGGCTAACCCGGTAGTAGTTGGAAAATCGTGACTGATCGGCTGATTCACAGTCTCACCTCCACCCCACTTGCAAAGCCCGCAAACGCTTCATGCTGGTGCAGCCGAGCGCTAGTACAACAATTTTGGCACAAAACGGCGGTAACGCTATTCACCCGATAACTGCGGGCGATTACGAACCGCCCCGGTGACTGATCACGTCAAACCACGCCAGATGATAATTCGCGAGGTACCCGTGCCCGTCGATCAGCGCCTCGATAGCTGCTAAAAGCATCCAATCCCCGACAGCCGCTGGGTCGTGATGGGGGTATGCGTTCAGCACCGAGTGTTGAATTTCAGCGACGCATTCGCGCAGCATCGCCGTTTCGCTCTCGAGGACACCCGTCTTTCGCACCGCAGGCCCTGCGACAGCCTGCGCGATACGAGGAAGGCCGTCCCGCCGGCGCACGGCATCGACCAGGATCGGCCCGAGCTCATCGACTTCAGGCGCGGCCGATCGGGCAGGCCGATCACCGCTGAGTGCGGGCTCGTCGGGCCCAGGCTCGCCGACATACGAGTTCGCATGATGGGCAGCCGCGACCGTGATGGCGCCGAGCAAATCCACCACGTTGGCGTCATGGCGTCGTGCCGACGGCTCGAGGAGGGTGACGTGGGCGGGCAACCGGACGTGCGGTGGAATCCACCCTCCGGCGAGGTCGGTAACCAACAGCGTCGTGGTGCCGTCGTCGCGCAATCCGGCCGCCCACGACAGCCGCGGCTCCTGACGGGCCACCGCGTCGACCAGCCGCTGCAGCCGTTGTTGTTCGGCCGTCCTGGCGGACACCGTGCCTGCGGTCGCACCTGCAGCCGCGGACGCTGCCGATGCGCCTGCCATGGTCGACGATCCCGCACCGGCCTGACCCGCGGCTGCCCCGGAGGCCGTCCGCTCCACGGGAGAGACAAGCGGCCCACCCGCGGATGGGGACGACGCCGGTGAAGAAGCCACCGGTGCACCCGACAGGGGACCGGCCGGTGCAGAAGGCACGGATGGGGGCGCCACCACCGGCGGACGCAGGTCGGAGCCATAGGCGGGCAACGATCCTGAGGGAATGGAAGACCCGCCCCCGAGGGTCGGGGCGGGCGACGACCACGAGGACCCGGTCATCACCGGCGCAACTGAAGTGCCTCCCCCGGTGACCGCCGGCGCGGGGGACGCCGCTGGGGGTGCGTCGACGGGAGTGCTTGT
This window harbors:
- a CDS encoding DUF5631 domain-containing protein gives rise to the protein MSARTAEQQRLQRLVDAVARQEPRLSWAAGLRDDGTTTLLVTDLAGGWIPPHVRLPAHVTLLEPSARRHDANVVDLLGAITVAAAHHANSYVGEPGPDEPALSGDRPARSAAPEVDELGPILVDAVRRRDGLPRIAQAVAGPAVRKTGVLESETAMLRECVAEIQHSVLNAYPHHDPAAVGDWMLLAAIEALIDGHGYLANYHLAWFDVISHRGGS